The Dreissena polymorpha isolate Duluth1 chromosome 9, UMN_Dpol_1.0, whole genome shotgun sequence genome contains the following window.
tttataaataactagaAGCAAGACGAGCTCCAGACAAtcgatcagtaaccacattttaactaaatcttttgacctgttaattcttttcagctaaattcaacagtgaaatAAGCCCATAAGATCACTTTAACATATTCGCCACAACTAATACATGTCGCTGTGTAAGCGAAGCGGACACGTTAATTGATACATCATCATTAGTTTGTCTAGGCAATATATACGTTATTTGAATATTATCCATTCTAGACAGACTTGACTTAGGTAAGATTTCGTTTTTCATTACACGCTTGTGCCTCGTGCTAACCCACGTTATGACCACGTGGTAGCCCATCGGCTGTGCGGAAAATATCACAGAAATCAACAACCTCACCATTTGCGGCGTTATCGTCTGTGCGTTTACGTTTTGCAGGTGGCGCTGCTGCGAGTGCTACCTCTGGCTTTGTTCCCTGAACAGGAGCTGATGCCGGCTCTGGTACCGGCGCCGTTTCCGCCGCATTCCTTCTACGCCATCTGGTCCTTTGTTCCTTCGCCGGGGCCGGATCAACTGCCGCCCGCATCCCCCGTCCCTCTCTCTGTCTGTTTCGCTACGGCTTGTCCCACCAGTCTTCGCACGCTACGACCTCTACCCGACATTGTAGATTTATAAGTTTGATGGATGTGTAAACACAAGTTTCTCAGtcaaagctatttcgcaaaaaGAACGAGATACGTGGAGCACGAGCATATAAACCGTATTAGTGACGTCAGAAAGTCACTACTGACATCGATTtcacgcatggtttattgtcgtctgcttgtatctaatgatttatacgagatttaaaccttttatgtaccggagacatgtattcgctacttcgaataaaagaaattaatttttaaagaaattaatttttattatttcaatgaaTGAATGCTCAAAGATCATTTTCTATAAAAGATTATCCTGACTTTATCTTTaccgtcatcatcattatcggaAGCAGCAAAAGAAGCTTCTGTGAGCATTATCAACAGACATTTTACACATACATCAACgcaataaagataaaaaacattCTCATAACCACCACAGTTAACGATACCACGCTTAGGTTATGTACTTTTATTTcataatcaaaattattatgcaatcaatttaaaaaaaaagaaccaaCATATACAATCATGTCATACTCCGAAACTATCCGTTACAAATTcgatatataaacatttttaacggACTTTATTAATTACATACAACTATACCGTTGAAACTGAATgcacttttatttttataaaactcatgttttgttacatttcaaAACGTTACATTTTGGTTGGCGATATTTTCAGGTTACTGTTTTGTTGCAAACTATCAAAAGGACAAGACATGTGCACTCACATAACATTTAAGGATAGCCATGCATGATACATTTTAACACATCAAGCGGTTTGAATTCGatagaaaaaagaaaaccaaaacgctggttatatgcaatatttatagGGGAAGTCAAATGCTTTAAATATAGTTTTGAACGTATACAATTAAATGTTTAAGCTTAAACGCGCTCTACCAAAATTGTATCAACATTTTCAAACTAtgaaatgcatttaaacaaacGCATGTATTAAATTCAATAATGTATGCTAACATTTACGTAAACCATACACGTAAAgtaattaaatttgttattgCGTTCACTAATGTGGCATTCGCTCTGTACGAACGAGTTGCTTGGGAGCAAACTATACCTTTTTTGGTAAGTATCAGTATCAATACCTTTGACAGAATGCTCGTGCGAATGTATCTCTTATAAAGATTGGTGGAACAGGAAAATATATTGTTGTCATTTAATTTCAAAACACGTTTGACTGAGATAGATTAACAAAcgaattgttgttttttctactaCATTTTATAGTTAAATAATACTCAATTagtatcatttaacaaaaattttGCTAGCACATTGTTATAACTCTGACAAATTTTGTTTCCAGTTCAGAAAATATATTCAGTATGTGTAGTAGAATTAGCTTTGGCAACGCATCTTTGTACTATGTCACAACATATGGATCAGCTTGATATATGTTTCTGGAATAGTAATAGCTGTTAAAGCGTTTAACTGCTGCAGCATGAATGGAAACTAATATGGTATATTGTATCATATGTGTTGAGTCAATTTTATGTTTGTGTTGTCTTTCTATGAGTTTTTACTGCCAATATACAAGTACTATATTGTGTTTCAGAATCAACCACTTCAGAATTTACAGTGGCTCTTCAAAAGTACAATTATAAACCTTTATTTTTGCTGGATAAACAATTTTTGTGGGCGCGTTTTTACCTTTTATTATGTTCATTTCGAAGATTTTTTGACACGTTTTACACACAAATACTTATAAGTTAGTATTAAGCTCACTTGAGCGCAAAGTATTCAAGATGAGCTATTGTGATAGCCCTTTGTACGGCATTGTGTGGTTTGCATTGCCACCTTTTACTTGTTACTACATTTGAGgcaacatttttaatccaatcgTTATAAACATGGGATGGAATGTTTATTTGGAAAACACCTAGGTCGAGTTTATATCTAGGTCAGGTACATGCGAAAACAAGGTcacaggtaaaatcttacaaaaactttTTTCTTCTCGTGAAGCCACATTTAAGATGTAAttcttatgaaacttagtcacatCACATATCTTGGCAATTTGTAGGCCTATATTTGGAAACTGTGTTAAGTGCCTATAAACACTgagtcaccaggtaaaatctaaAAAAAAGTTACCACGCTAAAGTCAACATTTATGAtctaatcttgataaaacttggtttgaatgtttatcttggcgAAATCTTTGCCAAGTTAAAACTAGATCCGGAAAGTTCAAAAGCAAGATCACCTGGCCAAACCttacaaaaccttgttaccactcttgaAAAAACATTTATGACACGCTCTTGATGAGAATTTTGATCTTTTTAATATTTAGGCTGACTAGAAATCTGGGTTGTATGTGTCCGCAAAACTAGTTGACCTGATttaatcttagaaaaaccttggtACCGCTCTAGAGGCACAATTTATGTCTCAATGttaatgaaaattggtcagaatgtttatcttgaaaatatctaggTAAAGTCAGAATTTGGGTCGTGTGCATCTAGAAataaggtcaccaggtaaaatctttaaaaaataataggggccacatttatgaaAAATACCTTATTGAACTAACGTCAGTATGTTTAGTTTGAGAATATTTATGCCAAGTTTGAAACTTGGGTAAGTGGGTTATAAAAAAGATCACCAGGTAAAGTGTTAAGAATTTGGTGTCTGTGAACTGAGGTGAGCACTAAATTGCCATTAATTTAcctattgtttaaatatgtttacatttggaAGTGaatataaaaagcattttatgaacaacaacaaagtctttgttatttacatttcaaaagaaattaaGGTGACAATAAAATCAGGGCTGATGGCTGTCTGGCATGATGTTAACAGGATGTGGCAAGTATGTCCCCAGTGGGAAAATATCAATTCAGACATTATTTCTTTGGTAGTGGTGTAGTCCAAAGCTAATGATGTTATTGCTTATAGAATCACAGTTATTCCTATATCAGTAAAAGGgttattgtattataatgaaaaaaaaaccaaGAAAGATATCTCTGTCTAGTAATTCATTTTGTGCACCAAATGTGAGTTTGAAATTTGCAATATCACTATTCTTTCCCTTGAGAAAACTTAAAACACTTTTCCTGTTTGTGTGGTATTGATGCTGGCTATAAGGTTTGTTGAATTTGGTTTGGATAATGGATGAGATAAGCTCAAGTGTTTGTTtatagctcacctgtcacgaagtgacacggtgagcttatgtgaagtgatgtccggcgtccgttgtgcgtgcgtgcgtgcgtgcgtccgtcaacaatttgtttgtgtagacagtagaagtcacagttttcatccaatctttatgaaatttggtctgaatatttatcttgatgaaatctgggtttggattgtatttggatcatctggggataaaacctaggtcaccaggtcaaataatagaaaaaccttttgtagacaatcgaggtcacagttttcatccaatctttatgaaatatggtcagaatgttaatattgaagaaatctgggttgggattgcatttgggtcatctggggtcaaaaactaggtcactaggtcaaataatagaaaaaccttgtgtagacaatagaggtcaccgttttcatccaatctttatgaaattaagtcagaatgtatatcttaatggaatctgggttgggattgtttgtgggtcatctggggtcaaaaactagatcactaggtcaaataatagaaaaacattttttagacattagaggtcacagttttcattcaatatttatgaaatttggtcagaatgtttatcttgataaaatcttggttgggattgaatttgggtcatctgggggtcaaaaactaggtcactaggtcaaataatagaaaaaatttgtgtaaaaaaatagaGGTCACAATGTTCATCCactctttatgaaatttggtcagaatgtttatcttaatgaaaactgggttggaattgtatttgggtcatttggggtcaaaaaatatgtcacaaggtcaaacaatagaaaaactttgtgtaaacaatagaggtcacagttttcatccattcttgatgaaatttggtcagaatgtttatcttgatgaaatctgggttggaattgtatttgggtcatctggggtcgaaAAAcaatgtcactaggtcaaataatagaaaaaccttttgtagacaatcgaggtcacagttttcatcaaatcttaatgaaatatggtcagaatgttaatattgaagaaatctgggttgggattgcatttgggtcatctggggtcaaaaactaggtcactaggtcaaataatagaaaaaccttgtgtagacaatagaggtcaccgttttcatccaatcttaatgaaatttagtcagaatgtatatcttaatggaatctgggttgggattgtttgtgggtcatctggggtcaaaaactagatcactaggtcaaataatagaaaaactttttttagacattagaggtcacagttttcattcaatatttatgaaatttggtcagaatgtttatcttgataaaatcttggttgggattgaatttgggtcatctgggggtcaaaaactaggtcactaggtcaaataatagaaaaattttgtgtaaaaaaatagaggtcacagttttcatccactttttatgaaatttggtcagaatgtttatcttaatgaaaactgggttggaattgtatttgggtcatttggggtcaaaaaatatgtcacaaggtcaaacaatagaaaaactttgtgtaaacaatagaggtcacagttttcatccattcttgatgaaatttggtcagaatgtttatcttgatgaaatctgggttggaattgtatttgggtcatctggggtcgaaAAAcaatgtcactaggtcaaataatagaaaaaccttttgtagacaatagaggtcacagttttcatccaatcttcatgaaatttagtcagaatgtgtatcttgatgaaatctgggttcggattgtatttgggtcatctggggacaaatactaggtcaaataatagaaaaaacttgtgtagacaatctaggtcacagttttcatccgatcttcatgaaatttagtcggaatgtttatcttgattaaatctgggttctGATTGTATTCCggccatctggggtcaaaaactagttcccAAGTTCAAATAAAAGAataacattgtgtagacaatagaggtcacagttttcatccaatctttatgaaatttggtcagaatgtttatcttgatgaaatctgggttggaattgtatttgggtcatctggggtcaaaaactaggtcactaggtcaaatcattgaaaaaccttgtgtagacaatagaggtcacagttttcatcagatcttaataaAATAAGGTGagaatgtttttcttgttaaaatctgggttgggatcgacTTTGGGTCATCaagggtcaaaaacaaggtctctagtcaaagtttaaaaaaacttgtgtagacagtagaggtcacagtttttatccaaacttaataaaatatggtcagaatgttaatcttgatgaaatctgggtttggattgtagttgggtcatctgtggtcaaaaactaggtcactaggtcaaatcacagaaaagccttgtgtagacaaaatTAGGTCagcgggccaattctagtaaaaccttgtgtagatgaaagaggtcacagttttcatcacgtcgtAATGaatttttgtcagaatgtattaattgatgaaatctggcttgggattgtatatgggtctgatagaatttaatcatcatcatcatcatcatcatcatcatcgtaatcgtcatcatcatcatcatcatcatcatcatcatcatcatcatcatcatcatcatcatcatcatcatcatcatcatcatcatcatcatcatcatcatcatcatcatcatcatcatcatcatcatcatcatcatcatcatcatcatcatcatcatcatcatcatcatcatcatcatcatcatcatcaccatcatcattattatcatcatcatcatcatcatacacaCCATTGTCATGTCATGATTCTGAGATTGagttaaaaatgcaataaatcgcGTTCAAATTGATGGGGGATAAACAATCAAGGGAGGCATTTGCGATTGCTGGAGACTGGGCGAACTCCAGGCATTTGTTTATAGAATCAATGTCAATAGCACTGAATGGAGCCATGAAATTGTTATTGGTTAGTTCTGCATTTGATTTCATATACATTCGAAACATAAGACCAGTTGCCAAGGGAGAAACAAAATCATTGTAATATTGCATCTTCCATAAAATGACATCTTTCAGAACATTGTGTTCAACATTCCGCCATTCTCGTGTGTGATGAAACAtcttaatatgcatatttttattggatttttttattGTGAATATATAAAATAGACAAATTAATGAgtgttttatctttatttttattttgtatttacccggtaaataattttaaaacaaaatgtactaCATACAAACaagtacaattaaacaaaatacacatgtcttctattgttaatttattgcttattacagtatatattcatgtatatttgTTGTTTGACACTGTTGGTATTAAGCTATTAAAATTACTCAAGTGCCAGTTAGTCTGGTGTGAATATCTTCACTATAGGATGTGAAAACTCTTCAAAACTAATGGTTGCAATCCTTAATTGGTAGTTGAAAAAATGAACcaaacatttcattttgttaaacCACATTGTTAATTCATTAATGTGTTAGATCTCATCTTTTTTAATCAAAAATGTTAAGCAATTAAATGGGACTGGCAACCTTTACTTGTTCTAATGCGTCTTataaaatatctttaatataagaAAGTAGAACATGATGGACAACAGTCAAAGACATTTGAAGAATGTTTTCCTAAATGCATATTCCAAATAACCATGTATGCataattatttgacaaaataaattattttttcattaaagtgGTCAAAAGGTCACTTGCACTGGAAACtcttttacaacaaacatatttaaaaataatatggcACAAATTCTATTCATCATAAGACGACATGTGGCAAGCTTCTTGTTTCCTTACCTCAAAAGTCAAGGTAACACTTTAAAGATAGAATTTGGCGATCAAACAGACTATTCAGAggaactttgtcattcatcaagCCATTTGAAGATAATTTTCTACCATTACAACCTTGAGGACATGGCATTTCATTTTTAAAGCCTGattcaaaggtcagggtcacacttagaggtcagaggtcatttttttttctaaaaacagCTTTACCAGGCTGTAATATTTTCATTCTTCGTTCAATTTTAAGATAACTTGCTACAAATGACTTCCATGAGGAGACTTAATGTCATGTGCATCACCTGTATCATTATGTCATTGGTCCAGCGTACAATCAAAGGGTTAAAAGTCTCAATTGGCCGTTAAAAGCTTGTGTCAGACAtcagtgtttttattttataaaagtaGAATGCAGGGGCATCATGAACACATTTCTCGTTCTTTTAGGTCTATCTTACGTTGGTCTACGTTAGTTCGTACCTTCTAtcatgtcaagttgtcaacaATTGATGTCTATGACCTatttagggccatcatggtcctcttgaatttaaatatttacgTCTGTTCTGAATGTTTAGTGCAATAATTCAAATCAACTAGAGAGTTTTTATTATTTGATTGGAAAAATAAATGTCAGTGAAATATATTTCGACCACACTAAAATGTAAACCTAAAGAAGTTCAATTGTCAAAGAAACACTTAAAAacttattgttattgttttttgaaATCAAGAGTATTGTGTTTCCAAAGCATTAGTTGCACAGTATAATGACTCCATTAGGCTTGCAAAGGCTCACATACGAAAATGTCGCATATACCAAACATCCTTAGTTATGCTAAAAAAAGTGTACATGAAAAACACATCTATCCCTCAATACTTACGAAAGAGACaacaaaacatgaatatataAATTATCCATTTTAATACACCTTAATAAtgactgaacataaaacatgacaTAAAGTCAGACTAAAGAACTTATCAGCATTAACAGTATAGAAAGTGTTGGTACATTCTTGTTTTTAATGTTGCAATCTTCAGAGCATTAAATAAAGACTCATTTTCAAAATTACGTTTAATTTCTTGTTAAAAGCAAAggattaaatacatgtatttttgtaacCTAGACATGTACTGCTCCTACTTAACTGACCATTCAAAGGAAAAtggaaattacatttaaaaatgtgCAAACATCATTTTTCCCATTTGAAGAACTATTGTAAGTTCATAACAATGACTTTACTGTTGATTCGTCCCACAATGATCTGGTGAATGTTGGTGTTGTAGCAGACAGACACTGGTTGGATCAGGCCATCTCTCTGTGACGCCAGAGTTGCCAGTTTCTTACTTCCCTCACGATCCAGCTGTACCATGGTATTTGAGCTGAATCCGCAGACTAGCACTTGTCCAGCAGGTGCAACGTGTACACCCCATGGGCCTTGTAGTTCACTGTGATCAAAGGTGGATATCAGGGTCCCATTGGTAGCCAAGGTGAGGAGCTTGTGCTGGGAGAAGTTGGTGACATAGATCCGGTCCCCAGAAGGACTTACTGCACATCTACACACTTCAACACATTAATCATATTGAAAAGTAGTATAGCAGAACTATACTATATTAACTTAATTTTATTGTTCGTCTGTTAAATTGttgtatattaataatttttaaaatgttcattagTGTTTAAAATATCATTAATAGAAATAATCTTATATTTGCATTTATGAAAAAATCATTTACCTCTATAGGAGGCCTCTGCATCCTTATGCAATTTGTTCACCAGTGTTCCTGTCAGAGTGTAGTGGTACAAGGCAGTGTCAGAGGTGACATACAATGCTCCCTGATGGTGGGCAATACCATAGGCAGCATGTTGTAATGATAATTTCCTCCCATTCATCAGCTGCCCATTGGTCACAGAGATAAACTGCAATCTGTATTCAAAGTAACAGCCACCTCACTAGATGTTATATAGCAAATGTTATTTGGAGAACCAGACACATCGCAGTGGCTGAACACATTGTAATGCTGGTCCAACAGCTTTACTCTTTTATTATGCATATCTTAAATTATGACATTGCCAGTAGGCAGACAACAAATGCTAGTGATGATGTAACTTTGACTTGTGTCACTTGGtatcaaaatcaaaatataaaagaacgTAAGTGTTCTACATAGTGCACATTGTTATTAACAAAAACTTACAAACAATAAATCTACCCCAGAGTGTGCTAGACTTTGGAAACAACCACGAATTTCAAGGTAAAACACAAAACCTGACATTTTTGTGTACAAATGGttgattcattaaaataataactgTTGATATGGATTGTGATTTAGCAAGGGTTTTAAATGGGTCGGCTTTGTTTGTACCAGCTTAGATTGATGACATGTTTCCCATCACTTTCTGTCACTTACCTGTGATTCATTAAAACACAATCAGAGcaacacagctgactgtggtcctgacaaaacattttcagtttctCTTCTCTGTGGACATCACATTTCAGGAGCAAATCCTCCATTTTCTTTGAGAGAGGCCATTTATTTGTTTCTCCTATACCATATTTCGAATGGTTTCCATACACATTTGATCATGAGGATCAATGCATTTTCCACAAAACAACTTCATACATGTTTCACAAAAATAATCAGCACTTTCTTTAAATTTTCTACTTTCGCAAGCGTCACACACATAGTCCTTCACTAAGTCTGAACAGTTTTGAACAGAACCAACAGAAGTTGCCATTTTGCAACAGATACCTATTTTGATTAGTCCTTTTTACGAAATACTGTGTATTCACTGTAATTATGCTTACTTCTCTATGAACAGAACGAATATTAATGAAGAcacttacacacacacaaacacagttagttaatatatttaaatatgtccTTCACTTCAACCTTACAAATAAGTGCATTATGTTGTCTTCTAAATCCCACAACCGACTTAAAATTCACACTGAAGTCGAAAGTCCGAATTCAAGTTTCACAGATAATGAATTGATAAACCGTTTTCTATACATAGGGTGAAACATGATATAGATGATAGCAAGCACGTGTCTGATATTGGTAGTAACAAATAGTCTGTTTAACTTTTGTATATTGCACAGCTCTGACTTGTATTTTGACCAACTGTTCTTTCAGAAttgattttacaaacatgcaaacATACAAAAACTGCTATTGCACTTGTTCGGGATTTCGGATcgtcaatttattaaataacaacaatCGAGAGATGCGCCGGTTTCATTCTTTTATTCATGGCGTTACATGAAAATTCTCTACAAAAAgagatatgaaaataataaatacaaggTTCAAATCGTTATCAAATTACAATTGCTAATACATAAACATAGATAAACATTAACATAGATAAtatgttcaaaaatgttttctCTTTCAAATCATGTCGATTTAATACCCTATAGTAAAAAACTAAACtatcgtatgtaattaattattacttaaaacaaaatgaaatatgcgtgtataataaaatatatatcaaaactaTTACCGATCTTTGGTGTCTTATAATGTATTTAGCTTTAAATCTTGAATAATTATGTGTTTGTCTTATCAATCGGCCGTTGCCGTCAACTTTTGTTTTTCTACTAGCTGCAATTTGTTATGTGACGTCGACATAAAAAAGGCGGCGACATTAACGTGACGCCATACTTTTTAGCGCCAAATAAAAGCGCGCTATAtataaagttaacattttaacaatttaaaaactaagaatttaaatatacatatttaattctTACAGCACTTATTTTAAGATATTAGTGTCCAATTCAGATATAAGCCTGTCTTACATCAGGAAGTCAAAGCACACCATTGAGTTTTATCTAGGTCTTTCTAAATCAAATTGAATACTCGTCtgcttttgattttgttttgtcaATATGAATTGTAAAATAAGAAGTCTTCattaaattttcattgaatattttttaataacataaattGAACTTTGAATTAAATCTGCGGGTCGACAAACtttgtaattaaaaatatataaaagcagaTAATGCACATACACATATTATCAAGGTAGTCCCTTTCCTGATAtgataaataatacaaatttaataatgaaaaatattaaatattaaaaagcaTATTATTTGCTCATTATAAACAACTGACAAATCAATTTTTTTGCAAGTTTTCATGTGCCAAATGCTCATTAGCTTAGACAAATCAGGACCAGCCTGGCTGTTCAGTATTTGCATGTTCCCTGTTTTTTTTAAGGCTTCAGGACGATTTTGAAATCCCAAAGAGacactttaaattgatattattcCCGGTCAGACGAATgagaataaaatatttgaactgtTTTCCTGTCTTTGGGCCACACTGTGAACTTCTTTGGCAGCTATAACATTGCCAATATTATTGGGAGTAACTTTTTGTGATAATAAGgccaattatattttttcattactTGTTAGAGCAATTTTTTTCAGAAGTTCCTGCTTGTAAATCATTAAAGCAGctgttttgacattttttgtttgtcaGTTACATTTTTTAATTCAGTTGCTTCGAGTGTTTGCTATTTAAGTTGACTTTCTGAAATAGATTATATTGATTAGGCTTGTTTGGTAATAACGTTTATGTGAATCAGAATCTGTTGATCAGGcatgtttttatattgaaggtgGTGTTGTTAATAAGATTTTGTTGATCAGGCATGTTTGATATTAAAGGTGACTTTGTAAATAAGACTTAGTTGATCAGGCATGTTTGATATTGAAGGTGACATTGTGAATAAGATTCTGTTTATCGGACATGTTTGATATTAAAGGTGGCATTGTGAATAAGATTTTGTTGATCAGGCATGTTTTTTATTGAAGGTGACGTTTTGAATAAGATTATGTTGATCAGGcatgttttatattgaaggtGACGTTATGAATAAGATTCTGTTGATCAGGCAT
Protein-coding sequences here:
- the LOC127844280 gene encoding uncharacterized protein LOC127844280, giving the protein MEDLLLKCDVHREEKLKMFCQDHSQLCCSDCVLMNHRLQFISVTNGQLMNGRKLSLQHAAYGIAHHQGALYVTSDTALYHYTLTGTLVNKLHKDAEASYRVCRCAVSPSGDRIYVTNFSQHKLLTLATNGTLISTFDHSELQGPWGVHVAPAGQVLVCGFSSNTMVQLDREGSKKLATLASQRDGLIQPVSVCYNTNIHQIIVGRINSKVIVMNLQ